In Longimicrobium sp., the DNA window GCGACCGTCAGGAGCCCTGGAGGGCGGAGATGATGCGCCGTTTCACGGCCGCATGTCCCGCGATTACGGTCGTGTGTGGCGGCTGGCGCGGGTCGATGGGCCGGGCCTCGAACGGATCGCCTGGGTAGCGCGGAAAGACGTGCGTGTGCAGGTGGGGGATGGTGTTGCCGTGAATCTCGTAGTTCATCTTCACGGCCCCGGTCGCCTCCTTCACCGCGCGCGAAACCCGCTGGATGTCGCGCATGTAGGCCGCCGCCTCGTCGGGCTCCATCTCATGCAACTCCACGGCGTGGCGGCGCAGGAACAGCGCGCACGAGCCGGGAAGCGGGCCCGGCTCATCCCCCATCGTCAGCCATGACACCTCCAGTTCGGCGATGACGTGCGTCGGGCCGCCCCGGGTGCAGATGGGGCATCCCTCAGGCGTCACCAGCCGCGCCCATTCTTCCGGATCACCCCACCTGCTCATCCGCCACTCCTCGTTGTCCGGACGTGGTCGTCAGCAACGACGCGCCCGCTCCTCCTCATCGCTCCAGCCGGAACCCCGGATCAACCGTTGGCCGCTGAGGCGCGTTGGCGACCGCCCAGCCGGTGGCGTACATCCAGCGCGTCATCCGCTCCAGCTTGGCGATGTCGATGCGCTCGGGCTCGTCCTCGGGCGTGTGGTAGTCCGGGTGCAGCAGCGTGGTGAAGAAGATGGCCGGGATGCCCGCGCGGGCGTAGGGCAGGTGATCGCTGCGGAAGTACCAGCCCTCCGGGTGCGACGGCGCGTCCCAGGTGGAGTCGATCGCAAAGCCCGGGTTGGCCGCCATCGCCATCTCCACGAGCGCCGTGCTGTTGCGGTGTGGCGGGATCATCCCCAGCAGCGCGGCGGAATCCGGGTGGTTGCGGCCGATCATGTCGCCGTTGAGCACGGCGACCAGCGACTGCTTGGGAACGGTGGGGGTGCGCGCGTACCAGTTGCTGCCCAGCAGCCCGCGCTCCTCCGCGCCGTGCCACACGAACAGCGCGCTCCGTCGCCCCGGCTGGCGCACGAACGCACGGCCGATGGCGAGAAGTGCGACGCTGACGGTGGCGTTGTCGTCGGCGCCGTTCCAGATGCTGTCGCCGTTCACCGGGTGGTGCACGCCGTCGTGGTCCTGGTGGCCGCTGAACACCACGTGCTCGCCGCGGACGGCCGGATCACTTCCCGGCACGCGCGCGACCACGTTCACGGACGGGTAGACGAAGCTTTCCGTCCGCAGGTCGGCCGTGAGCCTCAGCCCCTCGGTGGCGGCGGGGATCACGCCGGGCCGCACGAGGAAGACGGGGATGGGCGAGACGCCGGCCCGCGGGTTCACTCCGGCCGTGTCCAGCAGGTAGCGGCCCTGGCGCTGGAACTTGACCATGTTGTCGAAGGCCATCAGCCCCACCGAATCCGCCACGAGCACGATGGCCGCCGGCGTCGCGGCCGACAGCACGGTCCGCTGCGCCGCCACGGCCGAGGCGGTGTAGCGGTACTCGCGCAGGCTGACGTCGGCCGGTGGCGGATTCGGCGGCTGCCGCAGCGCGGCCACGACTACCCGCCCCGCCGCTCCGCCAGCCGGGATCAGCGTGCCGTCCGCCACCATCAGCGGCGCATCGACGCGGGCATCCACCGGCCCCATCACGATGACGTCCCGCCACAACCGCAGCGGCCGCCCGCCGACGCTGACGGTGCTCTCCCCCGACAGGCGGAACCGGCGCAGGGGAAAGAACTGAAAGTACGTGCCGTCGTCCCCCGCCGGCTCCATCCCGATCCGCCGTGCCTGCTCCGCCAGCCACACCGATGCCCGCAGCTCGTCCTCCGTCGCGCCCAGCCGCCCGCGCATGGAATCGCTGGAGAGGAAGAAGAGGTTGCGCCGCAGGTCGTCCGCCGTGATCGCCGCCGCGCCCGATCCGCCACCGCCCGGCGCAGAAGCGGCGGTCGCGCAGGCGCCCAGCGCCAGCGCCGAGCCGAGGACAAGAAGGTTGATGGCTTTCATCGCGCGATTCGAGTAGTGGGCCGACAGGATGGTTCGGCAAGCTACGCGGCAGGGCACGGGCCAGCAACGCGGATTGATCACGCGATGAACGCGAGTCCGTAACTCGTTGAATGCACGCACCCTCAGCTGCTCGTCGAAAAGGCCGCTCAGCGGAAGCCACGGCACGAGGAAGGGGCCGGCCCAGGCGAACCAGGGCCGGCCCCTTGGCCGTGCGTCGGGATGAGACCCAGCGCTACTCGATCACGATCCGCGCGGCGACCACCTGCACGGGCAGCGACCGCATCTCCACACCCGTGGTCCAGACCGACACCATCGCTCCCATCGTGAGGACCTC includes these proteins:
- a CDS encoding HIT family protein — translated: MSRWGDPEEWARLVTPEGCPICTRGGPTHVIAELEVSWLTMGDEPGPLPGSCALFLRRHAVELHEMEPDEAAAYMRDIQRVSRAVKEATGAVKMNYEIHGNTIPHLHTHVFPRYPGDPFEARPIDPRQPPHTTVIAGHAAVKRRIISALQGS
- a CDS encoding M28 family metallopeptidase, which encodes MKAINLLVLGSALALGACATAASAPGGGGSGAAAITADDLRRNLFFLSSDSMRGRLGATEDELRASVWLAEQARRIGMEPAGDDGTYFQFFPLRRFRLSGESTVSVGGRPLRLWRDVIVMGPVDARVDAPLMVADGTLIPAGGAAGRVVVAALRQPPNPPPADVSLREYRYTASAVAAQRTVLSAATPAAIVLVADSVGLMAFDNMVKFQRQGRYLLDTAGVNPRAGVSPIPVFLVRPGVIPAATEGLRLTADLRTESFVYPSVNVVARVPGSDPAVRGEHVVFSGHQDHDGVHHPVNGDSIWNGADDNATVSVALLAIGRAFVRQPGRRSALFVWHGAEERGLLGSNWYARTPTVPKQSLVAVLNGDMIGRNHPDSAALLGMIPPHRNSTALVEMAMAANPGFAIDSTWDAPSHPEGWYFRSDHLPYARAGIPAIFFTTLLHPDYHTPEDEPERIDIAKLERMTRWMYATGWAVANAPQRPTVDPGFRLER